One Verrucomicrobiota bacterium DNA window includes the following coding sequences:
- a CDS encoding C-terminal binding protein: MSSGAAQNGRGASGFITGASNPEFGDLIKPWPWIIPGPHAIGVPCIPMLLVGRACPSPPPTGCKTSCSGGAPGRTRPTCITGNIGMHRLESGGVVRACIEAGIRLFNKELNRLMLPLVAIIDWTLQPVSEPAASIENSIIAGAAHVKTYLCNGDQDFQGEILDARAILLWHNIPITEASISRLRRCRAIIRIGVGYDSVDVEAASKYGIAVCNVPDYGTEEVADHAMALALALCRQLFPLDAEAKALGWAIKVEPKIRRLRELTFGIVGLGRIGTAVALRAKALGFKTCFYDPYLPNGVHKAVGIARHRTLDALLSAADVLSLHCPLNKETRHLIAERELALLKPTAYVVNTARGGIIKKTAILESLRQGRIAGAGLDVVEDEPFKTKEETSTPNLISTCHAAFYSVEAKREMRETAARIARQAVVGERLDNVVNGIDPAKI, translated from the coding sequence ATGAGTTCGGGAGCGGCCCAGAATGGACGCGGTGCATCAGGGTTCATCACGGGCGCCAGCAATCCCGAATTTGGCGATCTGATCAAGCCTTGGCCGTGGATCATTCCCGGTCCGCATGCGATTGGAGTCCCGTGCATCCCGATGTTGTTGGTAGGGCGGGCCTGTCCCAGCCCGCCGCCCACTGGATGCAAAACATCATGCTCCGGCGGCGCGCCGGGACGGACGCGCCCTACCTGCATCACCGGCAACATCGGGATGCACCGATTGGAGTCGGGGGGAGTGGTTCGCGCTTGCATCGAGGCCGGAATCAGGCTTTTCAATAAGGAACTCAACCGACTTATGCTCCCCCTTGTCGCCATCATTGATTGGACCTTACAACCCGTAAGCGAGCCCGCCGCGTCGATCGAGAACTCGATCATCGCCGGTGCCGCCCACGTCAAGACCTACCTCTGCAACGGAGATCAAGATTTCCAAGGGGAGATTCTCGACGCGCGCGCCATCCTCCTCTGGCACAACATCCCGATCACGGAAGCTTCCATTTCCAGGCTGCGCCGCTGCCGCGCCATCATCCGAATCGGAGTGGGGTACGACAGTGTGGACGTCGAGGCTGCCTCCAAATACGGAATCGCGGTGTGCAATGTCCCCGACTATGGAACGGAGGAAGTCGCCGATCACGCCATGGCCTTGGCCCTGGCGCTCTGCCGGCAGTTGTTCCCCCTGGACGCCGAGGCCAAAGCACTCGGCTGGGCCATCAAGGTCGAGCCCAAAATACGGCGCTTGCGCGAATTGACCTTTGGCATCGTGGGCTTGGGGCGCATCGGCACGGCGGTCGCCCTGCGTGCCAAGGCGCTCGGCTTCAAGACCTGTTTTTATGATCCCTACCTGCCGAATGGCGTCCACAAAGCGGTGGGCATCGCGCGACACCGGACCTTGGACGCGTTGCTCTCCGCGGCGGACGTGCTCTCTTTGCATTGTCCCCTCAACAAGGAAACGCGTCACCTGATCGCAGAACGGGAGTTGGCGCTCCTCAAACCGACGGCCTACGTGGTGAACACGGCTCGCGGAGGCATCATCAAGAAAACCGCCATCCTGGAGTCCTTGCGCCAGGGACGCATCGCCGGGGCCGGACTCGACGTGGTGGAGGACGAACCCTTCAAAACGAAGGAAGAGACCTCCACGCCAAACTTGATTTCAACCTGTCACGCCGCGTTTTACAGTGTCGAAGCCAAGCGCGAAATGCGGGAAACCGCCGCCCGCATCGCCCGACAAGCAGTGGTGGGCGAACGGCTCGACAATGTCGTCAACGGCATCGACCCCGCCAAAATTTGA
- a CDS encoding MEKHLA domain-containing protein, with protein sequence MDGSLLRWTGRRLVADGGDAEERARRVFEAPYVLVSHGNETDPILSYANDQALRLWELSWEEMRSMPSRLTAEAPNRAERARLLERVTRDGYIADYSGVRISKSGRRFRIERATVWNLVDEKGCPAGQAAMFDLWTPLD encoded by the coding sequence ATGGATGGGAGTCTGCTCCGGTGGACCGGGAGAAGGCTCGTGGCTGACGGCGGTGACGCGGAGGAACGGGCACGAAGGGTGTTCGAGGCCCCTTACGTGCTTGTGAGCCACGGTAATGAGACTGATCCCATTTTGAGTTACGCCAATGACCAGGCCCTCCGCCTTTGGGAGTTGAGTTGGGAAGAGATGAGAAGCATGCCTTCCCGCCTGACGGCGGAAGCTCCGAATCGGGCCGAACGCGCAAGGTTGCTGGAAAGGGTGACCCGCGACGGTTACATCGCCGATTACTCCGGGGTTCGGATCTCCAAATCCGGACGTCGTTTTCGAATTGAGCGGGCCACGGTCTGGAATCTGGTTGATGAAAAAGGATGTCCTGCGGGGCAAGCAGCAATGTTCGATCTCTGGACTCCTCTGGATTGA